The sequence CGCTCACCTTCATCAGTTGGTGGGAACATGGGAGGTCTCAGAGTTGTGGGCGCTCCTCTCAGGTCCAGCCCTCTCGCGGGCTCCTCGTGTAGCTGAGGATCTCCCTCGCGATAAGAGCCAGGGCGAGAGGTTGAAGAGTCGGAGCTCAGGGCCACTCCATCTTCATCTGCTACTGTGGGCCCCCACAAAATGACCCAGGGATGTTGAGAAGGAGGAACTGCACCTTCAAGGGCAGCCGGAAGCAGCAAACTGGCAGCGGAGGACTGACGCTTGATCCTTGTGGCTACCAAATGGTGGTGGGTAGATTGGGTGGTCCTATGGCGGAAGGATGGGACCCTCGGAGGCAAGTCCTGCGACCGTGCGGCTGGGAAGGGGGTATGCGATGGAGAATGTGAGGGAGCAGAATGGAGGGCTGTTTGAGAACGTGTGTAGGTGTCCGGCATATGAGGGTGAACGGAACCGGACTGGGGCAAGGCGGAGGTTTGTACGGCTGAAGGAAGCCAAGAACAAGATCCGGTCAGGAGACAACAATAAAACATCCAGGCGATGGTTGTAGAGCCCGACCTGAGAGAAAGGGTGGTGGTTAGTGACGAACCTTCAAATTCTACTCATTAACATATAGTCAGAATTTCTCCatcaattattttatatgtagatTACAATTACAGTCCACCTGCCAAAGACCCCA comes from Spea bombifrons isolate aSpeBom1 chromosome 11, aSpeBom1.2.pri, whole genome shotgun sequence and encodes:
- the PIANP gene encoding PILR alpha-associated neural protein → MEWSGSTTIAWMFYCCLLTGSCSWLPSAVQTSALPQSGSVHPHMPDTYTRSQTALHSAPSHSPSHTPFPAARSQDLPPRVPSFRHRTTQSTHHHLVATRIKRQSSAASLLLPAALEGAVPPSQHPWVILWGPTVADEDGVALSSDSSTSRPGSYREGDPQLHEEPARGLDLRGAPTTLRPPMFPPTDEGTDPQLYVTIVISVLIVLVATGIIIKFCCERRDRRRRHRTERCPLPEEGSLQPLTDLSPDTDIPAFQSLKLGDLKSVSDKKGGLYRTSKIPVVTM